ATATGCACCGTGATGCCGGCATGATTGACGAGCGCCTGGAAGAATTCGCGCACCAGATCGACATCGAACTCGCCGATGCGCTCGCGCGTGAAATCGACATTGAACACGAGCCCCGGCCGGCCGGAAAGATCGACGACGACGCGTGCGAGCGCCTCATCGAGCGGCACATAGGCATGGCCGTAACGCATGAGGCCCTTCTTGTCGCCGAGCGCCTGGGCGAGCGCCTGACCGAGCGTGATACCGACATCCTCGACGGTGTGATGAGCATCGATGTGCAAATCACCCTGCGCCTCGACCGTCAGATCGATCAACCCATGACGGGCGATCTGGTCGAGCATGTGGTCGAAAAAGCCGACGCCGGTCGTAAGCGTCGATCGCCCGCTTCCATCCAGATCGAGCTGGACGCGGACGCGGGTTTCCAGCGTGTTGCGGGAGATTTCGGCAGAGCGCATGGCAGTGTCGGCAATCGGATCGGGGGCAAGGCATAATACCATTGCGCCGCATGTTCCAACGCTTTCCATCCCATCATGAGCCGATTCTGGAGCCCGATCGTTTCCGCCCTGCAACCGTACGTGCCGGGCGAACAGCCCAAGCTTGTCAACCTCGTCAAGCTCAACACCAACGAAAATCCCTACGGCCCGAGCCCCCGGGCGCTGGCCGCGATGGCTGCCGAGCTCAATGATTCGCTGAGGCTCTACCCTGACCCCGAAAGCGTGCGACTGCGCGAGGCGATCGCCGAATTCTTCGCTGACATCCGGATCGAGCAGGTGTTCGTCGGCAATGGCTCGGACGAGGTGCTGGCGCACGCCTTCCTGGCTCTGCTCAAAAAAGACCGCCCGATCCTGTTTCCCGACATCACCTACAGCTTCTATCCGGTCTATTGTGGGCTGTATGGCATCGACTATCGCACGGTGCCGCTCGATGAGCATTTCGCGCTGCGCATCGCCGACTATGCACGACCGAACGGCGGCATCATCTTTCCGAACCCGAACGCGCCGACCGGCCGCCTCCTGCCACGCAGCGAGATCGCCGCGCTCCTCGAGGCGAATCCGGATTCGGTCGTGGTGATCGATGAAGCCTATATCGATTTCGGCGGTGAGTCGGCGGTCCCGCTCATCAAGCATCACGCCAACCTGCTGGTGGTGCAGACGCTCTCCAAGTCCCGGTCGCTCGCTGGCTTGCGCGTCGGTTTCGCGATCGGCCAGCCCGAACTGATCGAAGCCTTGAACCGCGTCAAGAACAGTTTCAATTCCTATCCGCTCGACCGGCTGGCAATCGCTGGGGCCACCGCCGCGATCGAAGATCGCGAATGGTTCGACCAGACCCGCCAGGCGGTGATGCGCAGCCGCGCATTCCTCTGCGCCGAACTGGAAACGCTTGGCTTCGAGGTGTTGCCCTCTGCGGCGAATTTCGTCTTCGCCCGCCACCCGCGTCACGACGCACAACGGCTGGCACATCGGCTTCGCGAGCGCGGCATCATCGTGCGCCACTTCCGCCAGCCGCGCATCGAGCAGTTTCTGCGCATCACGGTCGGCACCGACGAACAATGCGCGACGCTGATCGCGGCGCTCAAGGAAATCGTCAGCGCCTAAGACGCAGCTCGGCGGCGCGGGCATGAGCCGTCAGGCCTTCGCCATGCGCGAGTGTCGCCGCGATCGGGCCCAGCGTCTGTGCGCCGGCTGGCGACACCTCGATGATGCTGGAACGCTTCTGGAAGTCGTAGACGCCCAGCGGCGAGGAGAAACGCGCGCTGCGCGAGGTCGGCAGCACGTGGTTGGGGCCGGCGCAGTAGTCGCCGAGCGACTCCGAGGCGTAATGGCCCATGAAGATCGCGCCGGCGTGACGGAGCTTCGGCAACAACGCACGCGGGTTTTCGACGGCAAGCTCCAGATGCTCAGGGGCGATGCGGTTGGCGATGACGCAGGCTTCGTCGAGATCGCTCACCACGATCAGCGCACCGCGCCCTTTCAGCGATGCGGCGATCGTCTCCTTCCGCGGCATCGTCGGCAACAGCCGCTCGATCGCCGTAGCCACCCGGTCGAGGTAGCCGACATCCGGGCAGAGCAGGATCGACTGCGCCAGCTCGTCGTGCTCGGCCTGGGCAAAGAGATCGATGGCCGTCCACTCCGGATCGCCCGAGCCATCCGAGATCACCAGCACCTCGGATGGGCCGGCGACCATGTCGATGCCCACCGTGCCGAAGACCCGGCGCTTGGCGCTGGCGACATAGGCATTGCCCGGCCCGACGATCTTGTCGACCTGCGGAACCGTCTGTGTGCCATAGGCCAGCGCCGCGACGGCTTGTGCGCCGCCGATCGTAAACACGCGATCCACGCCTGCCAGATATGCAGCGGCGAGCACGAGCGGATTTTTCTGGCCGCCGGGGGTAGGCACCACCATGATGAGTTCTTTGACGCCGGCGACCTTGGCGGGGATCGCATTCATCAGCACGGAGCTGGGATATGCCGCCTTGCCGCCGGGCACATAGAGGCCGACACGGTCGAGCGGCGTCACCTGCTGGCCGAGCCGCGTGCCGTCGGCTTCGGTGTATTCCCAGGAATCGATCTTCTGCCGCTCGTGATAGCTGCGGATGCGGCTGGCGGCCTGGCCGAGCGCCTCGCGCTGATCGGCCGGCAGCGCATCGAAGGCGGCGGCGAGTTCGCCGAGAGGCAGTTCGAGCTCGGCCATGGTGTTCGCTGCGAGACGGTCGAAACGGCGCGTGTAGTCGAGCACTGCCGCATCGCCAACGGTGCGCACATTGGCGAGCACTTCGGCGACGGTACGCTCGATCGCTTCATCGGTGGAGTCGTCGAAGGCGAGCAGCGCATCGAGCGTCGACAGAAAATCGGGATCACGACTGGAGAGACGGCGAATGATCTGGCTCATGGGATGGCCCTCTCGAAGGCGTCGATGAGGGGGGTGATGAGGCCGCGCTTCATTTTCAGGCTGGCCTGATTGACGATCAGGCGCGAGGAAATCGGCATGATTTCCTCGACCTCGACGAGATTGTTCGCCTTCAGCGTGCCGCCGGAAGAGACGAGGTCGACGATCGCATCGGCCAGGCCCGCGAGCGGGGCGAGCTCCATCGAGCCATAGAGCTTGATCAGATCGACATGCACGCCCTTCGCGGCGAAATGCTCGCGCGCGGTGGTGAGGTATTTGGTCGCCACCGTAAGACGCGCGCCACGCCGCACCGCGGAGGCATAATCGAAGCCTGCCGGCGCGGCCACGCACATGCGGCATTTGGCGATCTTGAGATCCAGCGGCTGATAAAGTCCTGCGCCGCCATGCTCGAGCAGCACGTCCTTGCCAGCGATACCGAGATCGGCCGCACCATATTGCACATAGGTCGGCACGTCGGAGGCGCGGACGATGACGACACGCACATCGGCACGGGAGGTGGCGATGATGAGCTTGCGCGAGTGTTCGGGATTTTCTTCCGGCACGATGCCGGCAGCCGCCAACAGCGGCAGCGTTTCCTCGAAGATGCGGCCTTTGGACAAAGCGATGGTGATCATCGGCTCATTTTACCCGCCGCACCCGGCCGCCTAATGCGGCGAGTTTTTCTTCCATGCGCTCATAACCGCGATCGAGATGGTAGATGCGCTCGATCAACGTCTCGCCTTCGGCGGCGAGCCCCGCGATGACGAGGCTCGCCGAGGCGCGCAGGTCGGTCGCCATCACGGTCGCGCCGGCAAGCCGCGGCACCCCTTGGACGAAGGCGGTGTTGCCATCGATGCGGATGTCTGCGCCGAGGCGAATCAGTTCGACCGCGTGCATGAAACGGTTCTCGAAGATCGTCTCGCGGATCACCGCAGTGCCCTCCGCAATGGCGTCGAGCGCCATGAATTGTGCCTGCATGTCGGTCGGAAAACCGGGATAGGGGGCGGTGCGAATGCTCACCGCCTTGAGCCGGCGCGGGGCGGCGAGACGGATCGCATCGCGTTCCAGCACGATCTCGCAGCCGGCATCCATCAGTTTGTCGATCACGGCATCGAGAGCGCTCGCGAAAGCGCCGGTCAGGCGCACCCAGCCGCCGGTGGCCGCCGTGGCACACAGATAGGTCCCGGTCTCGATCCGGTCCGGCATGATGCGGTAATCCACGCCATGTAGCCGCTCGACGCCCTGGATGCGGATCACATCGGTGCCGGCGCCGGAGATGCGCGCCCCCATCGCGATCAGGCAATTCGCCAGATCGACCACCTCGGGTTCGCGCGCGGCATTCTCGATCACCGTTTCGCCCTCGGCGAGGCAGGCGGCCATCATCAGGTTTTCGGTGCCGGTCACCGTGACCATGTCGGTAAATAACCGCGCGCCTTTGAGTCGGGTGGCCCTAGCGTGGACATAGCCCTGCTCGACGCCAATCTCGGCCCCCATCGCCGCCAGCCCTTTGAGGTGCTGATCGACCGGCCGTGCCCCGATCGCGCAGCCGCCGGGCAAAGAGACGCGTGCCTCGCCGCAGCGCGCGAGAAGCGGTCCGAGCACCAGCACCGAAGCGCGCATCGTCTTGACCAGCTCGTAAGGCGCGACCGGGTTGTCGAGACCCGAGGCATCGAGGGTCACCGTGAGGGGTGCCGTCCCGGCAGCGCCGACTGTTCGAGGCGAGTCGGCGCCCGGCGGGACGTCTTCATTTCCGGCAGCGCCGACTGTTCGAGGCGAGTCGGCGCCCGGCGGGGCGTCTTCATTTCCGGCAGCGCCGACTTTTTCCACTGTGACCTTGACGCCCATCTGTGCCAGGAGCTTCAGCATCGTGGCGACGTCGTTGAGCTCCGGCACGTTGGTCAGCGTGACCGGCTCGCGCGTGAGCAGCGCCGCGCACAAGATCGGCAGGGCGGCGTTCTTCGCGCCGGAAATGGCGATCTCGCCTTGGAGGGGAACGCCCCCCTCGATCAGCAGCTTATCCACGAAAGGCCACGGCGAACTCTTCCGGCGTCAGGCAGCGCATCGACAGCGCATGCAGGGCTTCCGTCTCGAAATGCTCGCGCAGCACTGCATTGACGCGCTGTTGACGTTGAACGCGGCTCAAACCGGCAAACACCGGGCTGACGATCACGGCTTCGAAATGCCGACCATCACCGGCGACGGAAACTCGTTCGCATTCCAAGCCAGCGCGAATCCAGCTTTCGATTTGTTCGGGTAACAACATGGGTTCGAAGCAAAAAGTTCAGGAAAGCGGCAACAGATCGATGACGCCATAGACCTCGGCAAGGCTTCTCAAACTGGGCGGCGGGTTGGCGATCGTCAGCTTTCTTCCCTCCGCGTGGGCGGTACGCTGCCAACCGAACAGCACCGCCAGACCGGAGGAGTCGATCGCCCCGACGCCGGAAAGATCGAAATGCGTCGTACCCTGCTTCACCGCGCCGACGCCTGCAGCGAACAAGGCGGTGGCATTCTCCAACGTCATGTCGCCATGGATGACGGCACCCCCGTCCGTGCGTTCGATGCGTGCGTTCATTTGGTTTTGGCGGCGACGGCTTCGCCCGTCTTGTTCTTCTCCTGCAGACTCCTGATCAGGCCATCGACCCCGCCCTTCTGGATTTCTTGGGCGAAGGTCGAGCGGTAGTTCGTCACCAGACTGGCGCCGGCAACCTCGATGTCATAAACCTTCCAGCCGCTGTTGCCCTTTTCGAGGTAATAGTCGAGCTGCACCGGCTTGCCGCCGGATTGCTTGACTTCGGTGCGCACGCGCACGTCGGTGTCGGTCGGCGCCATCTTGAAGGGCTTGAAGACGATCTCCTGGTCGCGGTACTCGGTGAGCGCCTTCGAATAAGTGCGCACCAGCAGGGTGCGGAATTCATCGACCAGCACCTTCATCTGCTCCGGCGTCGCCTGGCGGCCTTCACGGCCCAAGGCCAGTTGGGTCATCCGATAGAAATTGAAGTGCGGCAGGATCTTCGTCTCGACCAGGTCGAGGACCTTTTTCGAATTGCCGTTGCGGATGTCCTTGTCTTGACGCACGGTTTCCAGAACCTCGTTGGTCACGGTCTTGACGAGGACATCCGGCGCCATTTCGTTGGCGGCGGCAGGAAAGGAGAACAGGATGGCGGTCAGCAGACCCAATAGGTATTTCATCGTCATTCCTTGCAGAAGCGAGCTTAGTCTTCGAGGTCGCGCGGCGGATTGCCGTCATGGATCAGGTTGCGACGCCGCTGCAGGTAACCATCGCGCACATAGCTGTATTTGTCGAGCGCGGCTTCCTCGATCACCTTGTCGGCCGGCAACAGATCGGCGCGGTTGTCGATCACCCGCAGGGCCAGCAAGGAATTACGCGTTGCGACATCGCTCAGGTTGGCGACCGGATCGGTCTTGACGTCGAGCACCAGCCCGACGGTATCGCGCACCGTGCGGGGACCGAAGAACGGGATCACGACGTAGGCGCCATCGCCCACTCCCCAGCGGCCGAAGGTCTGGCCAAAGTCCTCCTCGTGCTTTTCGAGCCCGGCCTCGCTCGCCACGTCGAACAGACCGAGGATGCCGATCGTGCTGTTGATCACGACGCGTCCGAAGTCGGAGAGCGCCTGCTCCGGCTTGCCTTGCAGAAGATTGTTGACGCCGATGAACAGGTCGGCGATGTTGCCGAAGAAGTTCGTCACACCGGTGCGCACCGGGGCGGGCAGCACGGCATCATAGCCCTTGGCGACAGGTTTGATCAGCACCGTGTCGAGGCCATCGTTGAAGGCGAACATCGCGCGGTTGAAGCCCTCAATCGGGTCTTTCGGATCGCCAGAAGTGGCGCAGCCGCCGAGCATCCCTGCCAAGAGCGCCGCCAACAGTGCAGTTCTGAAGCGCTTTTTCCGCTTGTCCTGTTTCATCGCATGCACCCCTTGCTCATTTCTTGTTGTTGCCTTCGTCTTCCTGCGCCTTGTTGAACATGAACTGACTGATCAACTTCTCCAGCACCATCGCCGACTGTGTTTTCTTCACCATCTCGCCCGGCTTGAGCATTTCGCTGTCGCCGCCGGGCTCGAAACCGACATACTGCTCGCCCAGTAGACCCGAGGTGTTGATGGTCGCGAAGGTGTCGCGCGGGAACTGATAGCGCTTGTCGATGTTCAGCCCGACCAGCGCCGTATAGGTTTCGGTATCGAAACGGATCTCGCCGACACGCCCGACCACGACGCCGGCACTCTTCACCGGCGCACGCACCTTGAGGCCTCCGATGTTATCAAAGCGCGCCTGCAAGGCGTAGGTCTCACCGACGTCCGTGGCGGTCAGGTTGCCGGCTTTGAGGGCCAAAAACAACAAGGCGCCGAGGCCCAGGGCAACGAAAATCCCCACCCAGAGATCGATCGTGGCTCGATTCATCACTCACCTCTGAACATGAAAGCGGTCAAAACGAAATCGGCGGCCAGGATGGCCAGCGAGGAGGTCACCACGGTGCGCGTGGTCGCCCCGGATACACCCTCGGCGGTCGGTTCGCAGTCGTAACCCTCGAATACGGCGATCCAGGAAATGATCGCTCCGAACACGACGCTCTTGATCACCCCGTTCAGGATGTCCTGCCGAAAATCGACGGCGGCTTGCATCTGCGACCAAAACGACCCGGCATCGACGCCGATCAACTGCACACCGACCAAATAGCCACCGAAGATGCCCATCGCAGAAAACAGCGCAGCCAAGAGAGGCATCGACACCACGCCCGCCCAGAAGCGCGGCGCGACGACGCGCGCGATTGGGTTGACGGCCATCATCTCCATCGCCGAGAGCTGTTCGGTCGCCTTCATCAGGCCGATCTCGGCGGTGATCGCACTACCGGCGCGGCTAGCGAACAAGAGTGCGGCCACCACGGGACCCAGCTCCCGTACCAGCGAGAGCGCGACGAGAACGCCCAATGCCTCGCTCGACCCGTATCGCTGCAAGGTGTCGTAGCCTTGCAGGCCGAGCACCATGCCGACGAACAGGCCGGAGACGAGAATGATGATCAGCGAGAGCACCCCGCTGAAATAGATTTCCCGGATCGTCAGGTGCAAACGCCTCAGCGCCGTGCCGGAATAGAGCACGGTCATCAACAGGAAACGGCTGGCAAAACCCAGCCGCCAGAGGCGGTCGGTGACGAAAGCCCCTAGGCGGCGCAAAAGCTCGAGCGGCTTCATGTCCACCACGGCCTCGGTCGGTTCGGCTGTTCCATCAATTCTTCCCCATAAGGACGCGCAGGATAGTGGAAATTGACCGGCCCGTCCGGCTCGCCCCAGATGAACTGGTGCACGAAGGGCTCCTGGGAATTGCGGATGTCTTCAGGAGTGCCCTCGGCGACCACC
This genomic interval from Sulfuricystis multivorans contains the following:
- the hisB gene encoding imidazoleglycerol-phosphate dehydratase HisB is translated as MRSAEISRNTLETRVRVQLDLDGSGRSTLTTGVGFFDHMLDQIARHGLIDLTVEAQGDLHIDAHHTVEDVGITLGQALAQALGDKKGLMRYGHAYVPLDEALARVVVDLSGRPGLVFNVDFTRERIGEFDVDLVREFFQALVNHAGITVHIDGLRGVNAHHQAEAVFKAFARALRMAIALDPRAGQAVPSTKGSL
- the hisC gene encoding histidinol-phosphate transaminase translates to MSRFWSPIVSALQPYVPGEQPKLVNLVKLNTNENPYGPSPRALAAMAAELNDSLRLYPDPESVRLREAIAEFFADIRIEQVFVGNGSDEVLAHAFLALLKKDRPILFPDITYSFYPVYCGLYGIDYRTVPLDEHFALRIADYARPNGGIIFPNPNAPTGRLLPRSEIAALLEANPDSVVVIDEAYIDFGGESAVPLIKHHANLLVVQTLSKSRSLAGLRVGFAIGQPELIEALNRVKNSFNSYPLDRLAIAGATAAIEDREWFDQTRQAVMRSRAFLCAELETLGFEVLPSAANFVFARHPRHDAQRLAHRLRERGIIVRHFRQPRIEQFLRITVGTDEQCATLIAALKEIVSA
- the hisD gene encoding histidinol dehydrogenase, yielding MSQIIRRLSSRDPDFLSTLDALLAFDDSTDEAIERTVAEVLANVRTVGDAAVLDYTRRFDRLAANTMAELELPLGELAAAFDALPADQREALGQAASRIRSYHERQKIDSWEYTEADGTRLGQQVTPLDRVGLYVPGGKAAYPSSVLMNAIPAKVAGVKELIMVVPTPGGQKNPLVLAAAYLAGVDRVFTIGGAQAVAALAYGTQTVPQVDKIVGPGNAYVASAKRRVFGTVGIDMVAGPSEVLVISDGSGDPEWTAIDLFAQAEHDELAQSILLCPDVGYLDRVATAIERLLPTMPRKETIAASLKGRGALIVVSDLDEACVIANRIAPEHLELAVENPRALLPKLRHAGAIFMGHYASESLGDYCAGPNHVLPTSRSARFSSPLGVYDFQKRSSIIEVSPAGAQTLGPIAATLAHGEGLTAHARAAELRLRR
- the hisG gene encoding ATP phosphoribosyltransferase codes for the protein MITIALSKGRIFEETLPLLAAAGIVPEENPEHSRKLIIATSRADVRVVIVRASDVPTYVQYGAADLGIAGKDVLLEHGGAGLYQPLDLKIAKCRMCVAAPAGFDYASAVRRGARLTVATKYLTTAREHFAAKGVHVDLIKLYGSMELAPLAGLADAIVDLVSSGGTLKANNLVEVEEIMPISSRLIVNQASLKMKRGLITPLIDAFERAIP
- the murA gene encoding UDP-N-acetylglucosamine 1-carboxyvinyltransferase, producing MDKLLIEGGVPLQGEIAISGAKNAALPILCAALLTREPVTLTNVPELNDVATMLKLLAQMGVKVTVEKVGAAGNEDAPPGADSPRTVGAAGNEDVPPGADSPRTVGAAGTAPLTVTLDASGLDNPVAPYELVKTMRASVLVLGPLLARCGEARVSLPGGCAIGARPVDQHLKGLAAMGAEIGVEQGYVHARATRLKGARLFTDMVTVTGTENLMMAACLAEGETVIENAAREPEVVDLANCLIAMGARISGAGTDVIRIQGVERLHGVDYRIMPDRIETGTYLCATAATGGWVRLTGAFASALDAVIDKLMDAGCEIVLERDAIRLAAPRRLKAVSIRTAPYPGFPTDMQAQFMALDAIAEGTAVIRETIFENRFMHAVELIRLGADIRIDGNTAFVQGVPRLAGATVMATDLRASASLVIAGLAAEGETLIERIYHLDRGYERMEEKLAALGGRVRRVK
- a CDS encoding BolA family protein; translated protein: MECERVSVAGDGRHFEAVIVSPVFAGLSRVQRQQRVNAVLREHFETEALHALSMRCLTPEEFAVAFRG
- a CDS encoding STAS domain-containing protein; this encodes MNARIERTDGGAVIHGDMTLENATALFAAGVGAVKQGTTHFDLSGVGAIDSSGLAVLFGWQRTAHAEGRKLTIANPPPSLRSLAEVYGVIDLLPLS
- a CDS encoding MlaC/ttg2D family ABC transporter substrate-binding protein — its product is MKYLLGLLTAILFSFPAAANEMAPDVLVKTVTNEVLETVRQDKDIRNGNSKKVLDLVETKILPHFNFYRMTQLALGREGRQATPEQMKVLVDEFRTLLVRTYSKALTEYRDQEIVFKPFKMAPTDTDVRVRTEVKQSGGKPVQLDYYLEKGNSGWKVYDIEVAGASLVTNYRSTFAQEIQKGGVDGLIRSLQEKNKTGEAVAAKTK
- a CDS encoding MlaA family lipoprotein gives rise to the protein MKQDKRKKRFRTALLAALLAGMLGGCATSGDPKDPIEGFNRAMFAFNDGLDTVLIKPVAKGYDAVLPAPVRTGVTNFFGNIADLFIGVNNLLQGKPEQALSDFGRVVINSTIGILGLFDVASEAGLEKHEEDFGQTFGRWGVGDGAYVVIPFFGPRTVRDTVGLVLDVKTDPVANLSDVATRNSLLALRVIDNRADLLPADKVIEEAALDKYSYVRDGYLQRRRNLIHDGNPPRDLED
- the mlaD gene encoding outer membrane lipid asymmetry maintenance protein MlaD translates to MNRATIDLWVGIFVALGLGALLFLALKAGNLTATDVGETYALQARFDNIGGLKVRAPVKSAGVVVGRVGEIRFDTETYTALVGLNIDKRYQFPRDTFATINTSGLLGEQYVGFEPGGDSEMLKPGEMVKKTQSAMVLEKLISQFMFNKAQEDEGNNKK
- the mlaE gene encoding lipid asymmetry maintenance ABC transporter permease subunit MlaE; its protein translation is MKPLELLRRLGAFVTDRLWRLGFASRFLLMTVLYSGTALRRLHLTIREIYFSGVLSLIIILVSGLFVGMVLGLQGYDTLQRYGSSEALGVLVALSLVRELGPVVAALLFASRAGSAITAEIGLMKATEQLSAMEMMAVNPIARVVAPRFWAGVVSMPLLAALFSAMGIFGGYLVGVQLIGVDAGSFWSQMQAAVDFRQDILNGVIKSVVFGAIISWIAVFEGYDCEPTAEGVSGATTRTVVTSSLAILAADFVLTAFMFRGE